TTCTACAAACTCCTCCGCTTGCTTCTTGAGACACTAACCTCAAATATGTGTCTTAATACAAAAACTGATTTTATCTTCGCCAAAAACGATGCACGGCAGATACGCAGTTGTCTTACCGCTCTGAGTTCATTAAAATGGCAAACATCAGTGCGATGTTAATGATCATGTCATGTTTATATATCGTTAAATTCCTTAGTTGATTGGAGTGGGCCGTTAATTTTGCAGACGCTTGTGAAACCTTGGGGCGCAAATAGACTTAGCATCGTTGCTGCAAAAACCAAGCAGCAAGGCTTCACGCTGGTGGAATTGGTTGCAGTCATCGTCATTTTAGGAATTTTGTCGGTCAGTGCCGTTCCGCGTTTCGTTAACTTATCGACAGATGCTCGCATCGCCAGTTTGAGAGCCATGGAAGGTGCCGTCAAAGGTAGTGCTGATCTAATTTTTGCAAAAGCCGCAGCTGAAGGAAAGACTCAAGGCGAGCAGCGTCTACAAGTCGATAATGTTGAGATTAGGTTGTACGGTGGCTACCCTATCGCGGATTGGATTTACGGCATTCGCTATATGATCACGCAAGACGACGTTTGGTATAACGACGCCGGTGAAGTCTGCGTACACGATTGGTGCGGTCGCGGCAACCAACTTCAAATCCCTAGCAAACAGGCTTCGACTGTGTCACCGGGCATGGTCGGCAAAATATTTTTAAGAACCTTTGCGTGGGAAGACGAATGTGGGGTGTATTACCTCAATCATGCAGATGGCCGTCCGCCTGAAATTGGTATCGAAACGGCAGACTGCTAGGTTTTGTTCTAGCCATTCCATCAAGCCTTTCCTTTATTAATTAAAAAATCTGTTCAATAAAAGCTAATTTTAGCTCCAAATGATTCAGTTATCCCAAGTAAGCTCATTTCATTGTTTAAGAATATGAAGTGAGTAAGACATGGGATTGTTAGTTGACGGTATTTGGCACGATCAGTGGTATGACACAACTGCAAATGGTGGCGCATTTAAACGAGAACAATCGCGACTGCGTCACTGGATCACCGCAAACGGTGAACCATCTCCGGCGGCTCCAACTCAAGAAGCTTTTCTGGCCGAGTCTGGCCGCTATCATTTATATGTATCTTTAGCCTGCCCTTGGGCGCATCGAACGCTTGTTTTTAGACAACTTAAAGGCCTTGAACAGCACATTACTGTCTCGGTAGTAAGTCCAGATATGGGCGAATTGGGTTGGACGTTTGATCGCGACGCAGGCTCTGACGGTGACGACCTCTACGGTTTTCAACACCTCCATCAGATTTATACCCTCAACCAAACCAAATACACCGGCAGGGTCACTGTTCCGGTACTTTGGGATAAGAAAACAAAGCGTATCGTGAGTAACGAATCGGCCGAAATTATTCGTATGTTTAATAGTGCCTTTAACCACATCACTGGAAATGAGCAAGATTTCTACCCAAGCCATTTGCGTCCTATCATCCATCAGATTAACGATACGATTTATGAAGCGGTCAACAATGGCGTTTATCGTGCAGGCTTTGCCACAAGTCAACACGCTTATGAAACGGCTTACACAGAGTTATTTGCTGCTCTTGATGAGACTGAACGACGTTTGACCACCCAACGCTATTTAGCGGGAAATACGCTAACAGAAGCCGACATTCGATTATGGACAACTTTGATTCGATTCGACACGGTATATCACGGCCATTTTAAATGTAATCGGCAACGTCTAGAAGACTTCCCCAACTTGTCGAACTACACCCGAGAATTGTATCAGCTTAACGGTGTCGCAAAGACAGTGAATTTTGATCAAATTAAACGCCATTATTATGCGAGTCACCGTCAGATTAACCCCACAGGGATTGTACCGTCAGGCCCTGATATCGACTTTAACCGATCGCACAATCGAACACATGGTTGAAATTTGAAACAATTGGTCGATTGACCTCAATTTTAAAAATATGAACTACAGGAGCTTAGTGATATGAACATTTTAGCGCTCGGAGCCAGCAGCAGCCGTCATTCAATTAACCAGCAGCTTGCGATATACACAGCCCGTCTAGTGGAACATTCGGTGGTCGAAACCGTTGATCTTAACGATTACGAAATGCCGATTTACAGTAGCGATAAAGAAAAGCATTCCGGAATACCCAAACAAGCACATGAATTGTTTGAACGCATTGGCAATACTGACGCGGTTGTCATTTCATTTGCCGAGCACAACGCGTCTTATACCGCCGCTTATAAAAATATATACGACTGGATGTCACGCATCGATATGAAGGTATACCAAAACAAACCTGTTTTGGTTCTCGCCACTTCACCTGGACCAGGCGGTGCCAGTAATGTCTTCAATTCAGCCCTAAAATCCGCACCCTATTTTGGGATGGACGTCAAAGGAAGCCTATCCGTCGCGAGTTTTTACGA
The DNA window shown above is from Echinimonas agarilytica and carries:
- a CDS encoding type II secretion system protein — protein: MQTLVKPWGANRLSIVAAKTKQQGFTLVELVAVIVILGILSVSAVPRFVNLSTDARIASLRAMEGAVKGSADLIFAKAAAEGKTQGEQRLQVDNVEIRLYGGYPIADWIYGIRYMITQDDVWYNDAGEVCVHDWCGRGNQLQIPSKQASTVSPGMVGKIFLRTFAWEDECGVYYLNHADGRPPEIGIETADC
- a CDS encoding glutathione S-transferase family protein, with the protein product MGLLVDGIWHDQWYDTTANGGAFKREQSRLRHWITANGEPSPAAPTQEAFLAESGRYHLYVSLACPWAHRTLVFRQLKGLEQHITVSVVSPDMGELGWTFDRDAGSDGDDLYGFQHLHQIYTLNQTKYTGRVTVPVLWDKKTKRIVSNESAEIIRMFNSAFNHITGNEQDFYPSHLRPIIHQINDTIYEAVNNGVYRAGFATSQHAYETAYTELFAALDETERRLTTQRYLAGNTLTEADIRLWTTLIRFDTVYHGHFKCNRQRLEDFPNLSNYTRELYQLNGVAKTVNFDQIKRHYYASHRQINPTGIVPSGPDIDFNRSHNRTHG
- a CDS encoding NADPH-dependent FMN reductase, whose translation is MNILALGASSSRHSINQQLAIYTARLVEHSVVETVDLNDYEMPIYSSDKEKHSGIPKQAHELFERIGNTDAVVISFAEHNASYTAAYKNIYDWMSRIDMKVYQNKPVLVLATSPGPGGASNVFNSALKSAPYFGMDVKGSLSVASFYDQFDAASNAPTSGTLEQQLQHLAKTLVASDVTA